The stretch of DNA TTGGCCCTTACCTTATCTTTTAATTCCAAAATTACGCGCATCAGTTAATGAAGTTATGTATATATTGTACCCTTATTATACAGTACATTTAAGAAACGAGTCTTGACATAACACTAACCTTAGATCACGGAGTCTGAGTACAGAGCATCATCAACAGTCATGGCAGATATTCATCCTAATCATTGGGTTCTAGCTAGATCTTAAACAAACCTGTTTAGGAAAGCCCTGGCCATATGTCCAGGTTCTCCACAAGCATAACAATTGTTTGTTCTATACTGACAAGGTCTGTTACCATGATCTTTCCCACACCTTGAGCATACCAAAATACCCTGAGGTTCACCTCCTCGTTCCTGTCCCAGAAAATAGTtatggttgttgttgttgttgttatgagcaagaaaatcacCATTCTATTGATTCCCATTTTGGCGCTGATATTGACCATTGGCTTTAAAGTTGCGACCTTGAGGGGCTAAATTTTGAATAAAGTCTCTTTGTTTGACCCTAAATCCTATCATCATCAgaccctcttcttcttcatccgcaaatcctctttctctttctcccccCTCAAGAGTCTCTCTAATTCTATCACTTTCTCACTCTCTATTCAAACCTTCTTCTTCACCTGttttttcatcccttttcttcttcttcctttactTCTCTTCTTTAATCTTCACCTTCTccctttttgttcttttctttcttttgttttctctatGTGACAACAATAACTCCAACGACAACAAGATCATCATCATCCCTCTGTTCTTCTTCATCATTGGTAGCACTACACGACCaccacttcttcctccttcagtTGCGACGCTTGCCGTCGAATATCCAACACTATTGACCACTATCTTTTCTGTGCTCTCTGTAACTCGTTGCTTTCATCACTAACGagtttcttcttcctcttctctagTGAACTCCCCttttctcctttgatttttcttttctcttctattttctcatctaccccaccactctgtttttttttctttttcttctcagcCGCCCCTCTCATCTtctctctatttcttctttttctatcttcatatctatttttttatttttttaaaaaatgcatacaattgttgttgctgaactatgtaaatattattattgtagtTGAACAGTGTAAATGTTAGATTATGGAGGAGAGTGTGTAGAATGAgttgaggaagaggaagattgtgaagaagaaagagataaaAACAAAGATGAATGTGATTTAGGGATGGAGTTAGTGGTAGTGGTGGGTGGTGCAGGAGGTGGTGGTAGCAATGTTCTGACAACCGGATTAGACCGACTCAGCAGAAAAAACCGTTATTTTAAAAATCGCTAAAAAACCGCTAAATCAGACAAAAACCAATCGATTCAACCTGACGCGAATTCGGCCAGTTTTTATAAACGGCGTTGTTTtttggttttcataaaaaatgaaaataaaaaaatgcagcTGCCTCATCGCGTCCTCCTCTCCTCAGTCTCATTCTCACCCCTCTACTCAGTGTCACTCTCACCTTCAGAAAACTTGTCCTTCCTCTctctaagaaaaaaagaatcaaGAAATTCTAGCTTCCATCGCCGCTGCCAAGAGGGAAAAGATCTGGAATAGTAGGAACAACAGATCCGGAAATGCATAAGGACAAAACAACGCGAAGAGACGACAGATCTGGAACAACGCAAAGCCAATGGATCTGGAATGGCGATAACACGGTGGTGGTCCTTGAAGGCTAACACAATGCTTGATATGTGcatcttttttctctttctaagAAACTGAAATATCCTTGTTTATGTGCAATATGTATGCCACCACTATTGTTTGAATGAAAGAGGGACAGGATAACAATTGAATGGTATAGTGATATATtagagtttctttttttttttagaagttTAGTCTTATGTTTGTGCCcaataaactttttttaatctttcattaagattttgaaaaagttttcttttttataacttttatttaatttttaaacttttcataaaaaaattaacttttttattattattataagttatatatatatatatttaaaatattaatataaataaattataatacacataatttaaaataaatacatatttaaagATATGCtgtgtttaaaataaaaagctaaaataattaagatcttaaaaatcctaataaatttagttcaagtttaaaaattatatgCATCTAATAGATTTTAACCAAATGATTATAATTGTAATATAACACCTATAAAAACCATAGTCAAAGATTATcatttaacataataataagaatataattttaattatttgtatttttgtttctatttattattttatatattattttattataaaataattattttagttgaACTATAGTCTACAGTTAAATaggttaataaattaataattaaaacgGTTCGACGAtcgatttgatttttaaaacctTAGGTGGTAGTGAGGTAGAAGAATATGTGGAGGGAAGGTGTGAGGATGCTTAAGGAGGAAGATGAGAAAAAGGATTAGAGTTTTAGAAAGTTAAAAttgtgtttttaaaattataagagTAATTATTCAAATCAGTCTCTAAAGATTTTAAAACggatattttaatttctaagaaaaattaatacacaaatcaaCGGCTAAGATTTTACTCTAGCAGACAAATTAGTCCCCAGTTTATTTTTTAGTAGAGTAATTATCCATATCAATTCCCAAAGATTTTAAAAGCGGATATTTtagtcaaaaaaaattaatacatagattaatctctaacatttttttttctgtcGGACCTAACAGTCCccgtctattttatttttactatatgtcgacctttattattattaatttagcTTTGTGTATGTAGACAATNNNNNNNNNNNNNNNNNNNNNNNNNNNNNNNNNNNNNNNNNNNNNNNNNNNNNNNNNNNNNNNNNNNNNNNNNNNNNNNNNNNNNNNNNNNNNNNNNNNNNNNNNNNNNNNNNNNNNNNNNNNNNNNNNNNNNNNNNNNNNNNNNNNNNNNNNNNNNNNNNNNNNNNNNNNNNNNNNNNNNNNNNNNNNNNNNNNNNNNNNNNNNNNNNNNNNNNNNNNNNNNNNNNNNNNNNNNNNNNNNNNNNNNNNNNNNNNNNNNNNNNNNNNNNNGGGTAAATgaagtcataaaaaaaattttctggcAGAAAATGAACTAGGAACTGATTTGTCTGCCGAAATAAAACATTGGAGATTGATctgtgtattattttttttagaactaaaatgtccacttttaaaattcttagaaactaatttgggtaattactcaaattataaaaattaaaaatgggtAATGGAtaacttttataattataataattgttAACTCACACGTCACCCCTAAACCTCAACTCCAAGTAACTCAATTGATGACTGTTcacttttgttaaattttaaaatttttcgagAATTATTTGGTGAATAACAAAGATTATGTACCAGTTTATCGGTACCCGAATCTTTTGAATACCGATATTTAcctctttaaaaaattataatttttaccacttaaccatattatatttattattgtctaaattattttgttcatttctctttattttttatttacaaattttagttatattattttgtCCCAATAATTATAGTTGCTAACAGAATATTATTGATAACAATACAATAATAATATGAGCCAATATTATTATATCTCAAAAATATCGAACTCACAAAATACAATTAGATTGAGTTTTCTTTTTATCCCCAAACAGATGCAGAAAGTTTTCACTTCTATAATTTTCAACAACATAGAAGttaaaaaaaggcaaaaaacTATATCTCAGTTAATTTAATTAGTTGTAGAGAGGATTtcattcatataattttttttttcaattttaaactcATATATAAGAGCATGCTAGTTATACAAGCTGATGATTCATCAGTTCAAGACATCTGAAATACAAGGTAAAGGAAAAACCAGTAAAGTGTGAGTTTCCCGCATTTGATCTAAAATCATCAAAACTTTAGTTAGCTACATATATATAGCATACAACTTATACATTATTGAGATGATGCATTATTCAATTCTTTATTTACAGGTTCATACTGATTATGTGATTCTGTTCTTTGGCTGGAGAAAACAATTTGCCCTGGCCCCAACACTCaccatacatatatatatatatatatatggaaggGTAGAAATTAAATTCTGCTAAGCAATCCTCCTAACCTGCAAAATAACATGCAACAGAGGATTACATGTATACAAAGATTCATCAAATGTATTattactaaaatttaaattttagaagggAAATCTTAGACTGAAATAGCTAATATAATTGAGTTGTTCACTTTAATGTGACTTTAAGATTATATATAGATTCGAgtcatataattaattcttgatatAAGCATTATAAACTCTTGGTTGATTAACTCTATTGGTAgtataatttgactaaatttgtaattaaattcttatattttttttaattatgtctctatactaatttttttattttagtttaatccCTAAAATGACAAAAACATTTAATTTAATGGAATATATTATGTTTTCAAATTGGATATACCAAAATTAAAACGTTTGGGTTATTATTCGCTTATTGTAGTTTTTTTTCGTATTGACAAAGTAATCCTTACCCCTTTCCCTCCTCTTTCACTCGAATAGAAAACTCCTCTTCCTGCATACTCCGTTTGGCATTGTGTGGTGCCACTATAACATCTCAACCCATCATTGTGTGATCCAAACCCGCTCTTCTCTATTGTGACATTTGCCATTGAAGGAGCTGGCGACGAACATAATGGACGGACGACGGGCAAAGATCTAAGGAGCATGACCTGGAGACGCTGGCGTTGCGCGAACAAGGAAAGGGCCTTCGACCACGACGAACCAGGTGGCGCTATGGTGGCTAGGGTTCTCAAGGAAGAGCTGAGATAGAGAGACTGGTATTTACTTCTACCGTTCGGCGCGAGTGAAAGGAAAGAGAGActcatttgaatttttttttttttaatgaaacaGCAAAACAGCATCATTTAGAGTAAACCGATCAATTTCTGGTTTGATTCAGAACCATGcgattttgtaaaattaaagATATGGGTATTTTGGTGAATTATACACATGTAAACGTTTTTTTAATGTCTGCTGTGATTAGagactaaactaaaataaaaaattagtatagagacttaattaaaaaaaatataagaatttaattaaaaatttagtaaaattataaaaactaataaaataattattttttttaatactacATGATGCAAGATGTTTTGTATTGGAATGtcctttattaattataataaatttcaaGAAAGATACACCTGTTTTTAGAAACAGAAGAAAATATATCACTTGTAGAATATAAAGAGAAGTAAATACAATTtgtacaataatttttttttttaaagggaACTAGCTAGAGTGAGACTCGGCTATAGAGTTTAGAAAGTCATACCTTTAGGAGTATATTCCTTAATCCTTAGCAATGCTCCTAATAATAGAGAGATCCtgtagaaagaaaaaagaaagaaaaagaaaaagaaatagcaaTAAGACAATATATATGACGAATCAGAGGAAGCCAATTATTATATTGCCAAAGATGTTACGACGTATCTATAAGCGGCGTATCAATCATACCTTGCCACCAGTTTCCTCTTGAAGCACTTCCAGAGTCATCTTCTCCCCCATCCTTCTTGTACTAACGAATCATACAAAAATATACCCTAATTAAATGAATAAATCCaaataataacttatttaataAGTATAGTTCAATTTGTCCTGTGTACATATATGAAGTGTGGAATACTACACCAtctcatattttatttattatagtcTCTGTTTTAATTGAATTCACGTCTCATTCGATAATAGTCATACCACTTGTTAGTTTACAAATCATGCCTTTGAATAGTGTTTCATGTTTACAAATACATACATAGTGTAGTGTTTGTCATTCTCTAGAAATTAATAATTCAATCAATATACACATGactaaatataaatacactCACCAAAGAGTTCAATCCGGAGTTTTGTGTACTTTGAGGATGCGAATATATGTCCTGGCCACCATAATAGATTGATGAGCTAAGGTGGCAAGGTTGAACTCTTTGTTCCTCATACATGGAACTCATCATATCCTTACCAGTTTCACCATCATTGCTCTTGTAGTTGTGTACA from Arachis duranensis cultivar V14167 chromosome 4, aradu.V14167.gnm2.J7QH, whole genome shotgun sequence encodes:
- the LOC107484599 gene encoding uncharacterized protein LOC107484599, with product MEGQNQFNSSSSSSSSSFTSELFGSDQSQRPSSNSGILASIFPPSSKVLGRESRHFQVTEKTATPKTVIPDDVHNYKSNDGETGKDMMSSMYEEQRVQPCHLSSSIYYGGQDIYSHPQSTQNSGLNSLYKKDGGEDDSGSASRGNWWQGSLYY